A region of the Corynebacterium renale genome:
GGCCGTGCCCTGCTTACCGACGCCGCCGAACGCACCATCCGCCTCCTGCTCTTAGGATCCGCGGTCTCTGGGCGGCGTGCCGAGGCCGTCCGCGCCCGGTACATCGCCTAGTTCATTCTCCCGTAACGTTAACGACACCCCCATGCAACCGCGCCGTGATAATGTCCCGGCGCAGGAAAGGAACACCCCATGGAGACCACTTCGACCGCGCGTCGCTTCGCCCCGCTCGTCGCGATCCTCGGCCTCTTAGTCCTCGTCGCCTTGTCCGGCCGAGCTTTGGCGAACAATGACCGGCCGCCGCAAGTCGACCCGTCGAGCGTCACCGCCACAATCCGTGGCACCGCGACGCCGACTTCGGCGACCAGCGCGCCGGAGGAGACGGAGTACTCGGAAGCACCGGCCGCGCCTGCTCAGCCTGCCGAACCAGCGGCCCCGGTCGCCCCGGCTCAGCCCGTCGCGCCCGCCCAGCCGGCCGCCCCGCAGGCGCCCCTGAATTACCAGACGTACAACGGCTGGGACGATGACGACGATGACGACGACGATGATGATTGGGACGACGCAGACGACGGAGACGATGACGACTAAAACCACGTCGCTGCGCTGGCGCATCGTCGTATGGATGAGCCTGGTCGTAGCGCTTGCTCTCGGCGGGGTTGTGTTGATGACCCGCAGCGTCCTCTTCAACGAGGTCGCCGCCACCGCGAACGCCTCCGTGGAGCAGGAGATTGAGGAGTTCCGCCGCTTCGCCGCCGACGCCACCGACCCCGTCACTGCCGAACCTTTCGACTCTGCAGAACGCATGGTTGAGGTCTACCTGTCGCGGCAGATCCCTGACGCCTCCGAGGTGATCCTCGGGGCTGCCGGCGGCCAACTCATCCAGATGAACGTGGCCGCCCTCGACGGCACGTACCCCGAACCCCTGGCGGCCACGGAGCCGGTGGTGCGGGAAATGTTCGGCGAGGACGAGGTGTCGGGAATATTCGAGAACGATCCCCGCGGCCCCGTGTACTGGGGAAAGGTGTTCATCGAGGGGGAACGGCCGGTGCAGTTGGCGGTCGCCTACTTCACCGGCGACGCGCTTGCCGCCGCGAAGGAAACGTTGCGTTCCATCGTGATCCTTGCGCTTGGAGGCCTGGTGGCGTCGATAGTGATCGCCTGGCTGATTGCCGGCCAAATCGTCGCGCCGGTGCGCCAAGTCAGCCGGGTGGCGTCCCAGATTTCGAATTCGGATCTGACGCAGCGCGTGCCGGTGCGCGGCAGTGATGAAATCGCCCAACTGGCCCGCACGTTCAACGCGATGCTCGACCGCGTCGAGGACGCCTACGTGCAGCAACGCCAGTTCGTCGACGACGCCGGCCACGAACTTCGCACCCCAATCACCGTGATCCGCGGCCAGCTGGAACTGCTCGAAACCGGAACCGCCGAGGACCGCGCCCGCTCCATCGCCCTGGCCACCGCCGAACTCGACCGCATGGCACGCATGGTCAACGACCTACTCACGCTCGCCGTCGCCGATTCCGGTGATTTCGTCGACCCCCAACCCGTCGACGTCGCCGAACTCAGCATCGACATCGAAGACAAGGCCCGCACCCTAAGCGAACGCATCGAACTCACGGACGTCGCCGAAGGCACCATGCTTCTCGACGAACATCGCATCACCGAAGCCGTCCTAGAACTGTGCAACAACGCGCTGCGCTACAGCGACGACCGCGTCGAGATCGGCAGCACGTACACCGGCGCAGGCCCTGACCGGGAGCTACGTTTCTGGGTGCGCGACCGGGGGCAGGGGGTGGCCGTCGAGAAGCAAAGTAGTTTGTTCGGCCGCTTCTCCCGCGGCGGGACTGCGCGCCGGGGTGGTGCTGGCCTGGGCTTATCCATCGTCGACGCCATCGCCACGGCCCACGGCGGGCGCGCCTACGTCGAATCCGTCCCCGGGCTCGGGTCAACATTTGGGCTGGCGTTGCCGGCCGCAACCAAGGAGGAACAATGAGCAGGATTTTAGTTGCCGAAGACGACCGCGGCATCGCCGACTTCATCCAACGGGGACTCCGCGCCGCCGGCTACGCCTGCGACGTCGTCGACTCCGGGGCCGTCGCGTTTGCCGAAGCCCGCACCGGAAACTACGACCTCATGGTCCTCGACCTGGGGCTCCCGCACCTCGACGGCTCCGAAGTCCTCGAACAACTACGCCTCCTGCGCGTGCAACTGCCCATCATCGTGCTCACCGCGCGCACCAAACTCGCTGATCGCATCCGCGCCCTCGAAGGCGGCGCCGACGACTACATGCCCAAACCCTTCCAATTCGCCGAACTCCTCGCCCGCGTGCGCCTTCGCCTCGCGGACAAGGCCCCAACTCACGACGTCATCGTCGACGGCGGATACCTCCTCCGCCACAAAGACCTAGCCCTTGACCTGCGCACACACCGCGTCGAAGCCGGCGACAAAACCAAAGAACTATCGCGCCGCGAAGTCGGCCTGCTCGAAGCATTCCTGCGCCACCCCGGCCAAATACTTTCACGCGTCCAACTGCTGAGCATGGTGTGGGGCATGGACTTCGACCCCAACTCCAACGTCGTCGACGTCTACGTCCGCACGCTGCGCAAAAAGATCGGCGCCGAACGCATCGAAACCGTGCGCGGAGTGGGGTACCGGCTGGTGTAGGGGTTGGGGTTGCGTTTTCGGGGGGGGTGCGTGGGGCGGGGTTGCGGCGTGGCTGCGTTTTCGCTGGTCTGGGG
Encoded here:
- a CDS encoding sensor histidine kinase; protein product: MTTTMMIGTTQTTETMTTKTTSLRWRIVVWMSLVVALALGGVVLMTRSVLFNEVAATANASVEQEIEEFRRFAADATDPVTAEPFDSAERMVEVYLSRQIPDASEVILGAAGGQLIQMNVAALDGTYPEPLAATEPVVREMFGEDEVSGIFENDPRGPVYWGKVFIEGERPVQLAVAYFTGDALAAAKETLRSIVILALGGLVASIVIAWLIAGQIVAPVRQVSRVASQISNSDLTQRVPVRGSDEIAQLARTFNAMLDRVEDAYVQQRQFVDDAGHELRTPITVIRGQLELLETGTAEDRARSIALATAELDRMARMVNDLLTLAVADSGDFVDPQPVDVAELSIDIEDKARTLSERIELTDVAEGTMLLDEHRITEAVLELCNNALRYSDDRVEIGSTYTGAGPDRELRFWVRDRGQGVAVEKQSSLFGRFSRGGTARRGGAGLGLSIVDAIATAHGGRAYVESVPGLGSTFGLALPAATKEEQ
- a CDS encoding response regulator transcription factor, which codes for MSRILVAEDDRGIADFIQRGLRAAGYACDVVDSGAVAFAEARTGNYDLMVLDLGLPHLDGSEVLEQLRLLRVQLPIIVLTARTKLADRIRALEGGADDYMPKPFQFAELLARVRLRLADKAPTHDVIVDGGYLLRHKDLALDLRTHRVEAGDKTKELSRREVGLLEAFLRHPGQILSRVQLLSMVWGMDFDPNSNVVDVYVRTLRKKIGAERIETVRGVGYRLV